The Buteo buteo chromosome 23, bButBut1.hap1.1, whole genome shotgun sequence genome includes a window with the following:
- the GFI1B gene encoding zinc finger protein Gfi-1b, translating to MPRSFLVKSKKAHTYHQHRFVEDDLPILMWDPITSPFTAIGDKTPEDTKKQDLECVVPKQEKDPSELKEESVPVQYLSRMLPGPSAQEMAIQGLQIKDCSNTTSTPTFYKTGFSWDAFHLPYSYRQMSSTMQSALLEHPVSLYGSHLLPSTEPPLDYSMHYSSDMETYHCVKCNKVFSTPHGLEVHVRRSHSGTRPFACEVCGKTFGHAVSLEQHTNIHSQERSFECKMCGKTFKRSSTLSTHLLIHSDTRPYPCQYCGKRFHQKSDMKKHTYIHTGEKPHKCQVCGKAFSQSSNLITHSRKHTGFKPFSCELCAKGFQRKVDLRRHRETQHSLK from the exons ATGCCACGTTCTTTTTTGGTGAAGAGCAAAAAGGCTCATACCTATCATCAGCACCGCTTTGTGGAAGATGACCTGCCTATACTCATGTGGGATCCAATAACCTCTCCCTTCACTG CCATAGGAGACAAGACACCAGAGGATACCAAGAAACAGGACCTAGAATGCGTGGttccaaaacaagaaaaggaccCATCTGAACTGAAGGAAGAAAGTGTCCCTGTCCAGTACCTGAGCAGGATGCTGCCAGGCCCTTCAGCTCAAG AGATGGCCATCCAAGGTCTGCAGATCAAAGACTGCAGTAACACGACAAGCACCCCTACCTTCTACAAAACCGGCTTTTCTTGGGATGCTTTCCATTTGCCATACAGCTACCGGCAGATGTCTTCCACCATGCAGTCAGCCCTCTTAGAGCACCCAGTTAGCCTGTACGGAAGCCACCTCCTGCCAAGCACCGAGCCCCCTCTGGATTACAGCATGCATTACTCCTCGGACATGGAGACCTACCACTGTGTGAAGTGCAACAAG gtaTTCTCCACTCCCCATGGACTGGAGGTCCATGTCCGAAGGTCTCACAGTGGGACCCGACCTTTTGCTTGTGAAGTATGTGGCAAAACCTTTGGACACGCTGTAAGCCTGGAGCAGCACACCAATATTCACTCCCAG GAAAGAAGTTTTGAGTGCAAGATGTGTGGGAAGACATTCAAACGTTCCTCCACCCTCTCCACTCATCTCCTGATCCATTCAGACACACGGCCCTATCCCTGCCAATACTGTGGCAAGCGCTTCCACCAGAAGTCGGATATGAAGAAACACACTTACATCCACACCG GGGAGAAGCCCCACAAATGCCAGGTATGTGGCAAAGCCTTCAGCCAGAGCTCCAACCTCATCACTCACAGCCGCAAGCACACAGGCTTCAAGCCCTTCAGCTGTGAGCTCTGTGCCAAGGGCTTCCAGCGCAAAGTGGACCTACGGAGGCACCGAGAGACCCAACACAGTCTCAAGTGA